The Erythrobacter insulae genome window below encodes:
- a CDS encoding tryptophan halogenase family protein — protein MRTDEPKPKPMRVVVLGGGTAGWMTAAGLAKLLPGLANVHLIESEDIGIVGVGEATLPHIRGFVERLGIDEAAFMKATHATYKLGIDFRDFGSIGTSYIHPFGSFGEEVNGVAFHHYWLELQRQGMAGAIGEYSLAVQAAQANRFTPPAQDTSLASSYGYAYQFDATLFGPFMRDFGMANGVDRTEGRVTEVQRDSETGDVSALIMESGERIEGDLFVDCSGFRSLLLGDALDEEWEDWTHWLPCDRAAAMPCSHTSDEIAPYTTATAMPAGWRWRIPLQHRIGNGYVFASSFISEDEACNTIAKVAEGTQLADPRVLRFRPGRRKKSWSHNVIGVGLASGFLEPLESTSIYLAQMAITYLIELFPSGRQIDPRDRDEFNRLVDMEYDRVRDFLILHYNATTRDDSEFWNHVRTMELPDSLAGKMELWRDAGRIEKYSDGLFYDASWIAVYLGQGVLPQHHDPRAALPKPEQVAGALTQLQKAIGEIVVGMPGHTDYLNQQAARMADPL, from the coding sequence ATGAGGACAGATGAGCCTAAGCCTAAGCCAATGCGTGTGGTCGTCCTTGGGGGCGGTACCGCAGGCTGGATGACAGCTGCAGGCTTGGCAAAATTGCTTCCCGGTCTGGCTAACGTCCATCTTATCGAGAGCGAAGATATCGGCATTGTCGGTGTAGGGGAGGCTACGCTTCCCCACATCCGCGGCTTTGTAGAACGGCTAGGGATCGACGAAGCGGCTTTTATGAAAGCCACGCATGCGACGTATAAGCTCGGCATTGATTTCCGCGATTTCGGCAGCATCGGAACCTCTTATATCCATCCCTTTGGCAGTTTTGGGGAAGAGGTGAACGGCGTCGCTTTCCACCACTATTGGCTGGAGCTGCAACGGCAGGGCATGGCGGGGGCAATCGGGGAATATTCTCTGGCTGTACAAGCTGCGCAGGCAAATCGTTTTACTCCGCCGGCACAGGATACCAGCCTCGCTTCGTCATATGGATACGCCTACCAATTCGACGCCACACTTTTTGGACCCTTCATGCGCGATTTCGGAATGGCCAATGGCGTCGATCGTACTGAAGGGCGCGTTACCGAAGTACAGCGTGATAGCGAGACAGGGGATGTGTCGGCGCTGATTATGGAATCTGGCGAGCGGATTGAAGGCGATCTATTCGTTGATTGCTCCGGTTTCCGGTCGCTTTTGCTCGGCGATGCGTTGGATGAAGAATGGGAGGATTGGACTCACTGGTTACCCTGTGACCGTGCCGCAGCCATGCCATGTTCCCACACGTCCGATGAAATTGCGCCCTATACGACGGCAACTGCAATGCCGGCTGGCTGGCGCTGGCGCATTCCTTTGCAACACCGGATCGGCAATGGTTATGTTTTTGCCAGCAGTTTCATTTCAGAAGATGAAGCGTGCAACACAATCGCGAAAGTGGCTGAGGGAACACAGCTGGCGGACCCTAGAGTTCTGCGATTCCGGCCGGGCAGGCGCAAGAAAAGCTGGAGCCACAATGTCATCGGTGTAGGCTTGGCCAGCGGGTTCTTGGAACCATTGGAATCGACGTCGATCTATCTGGCGCAGATGGCGATTACCTATCTGATAGAACTGTTCCCAAGCGGGCGGCAGATCGACCCGCGCGACCGTGATGAATTCAACCGGCTCGTCGATATGGAATATGACCGCGTCCGCGATTTCTTGATCCTCCATTATAACGCGACAACGCGTGACGATTCCGAATTCTGGAACCATGTCCGGACGATGGAATTGCCGGACAGCCTGGCGGGGAAAATGGAGCTGTGGCGCGATGCCGGACGGATAGAGAAATATTCCGATGGCCTGTTTTACGATGCCAGCTGGATCGCGGTATATCTGGGGCAAGGTGTTTTGCCGCAGCACCACGATCCGCGTGCGGCTTTGCCTAAGCCGGAACAGGTCGCGGGCGCGCTGACACAATTGCAGAAGGCGATTGGTGAAATTGTCGTCGGAATGCCAGGTCATACTGACTATCTGAATCAGCAGGCCGCGCGCATGGCAGATCCACTATGA
- a CDS encoding sugar porter family MFS transporter → MDQQQSANMALITAIVAVATLGGFLFGFDSGVINGTVDGLRIAFDSDDVGTGFNVASMLLGCAVGAFLAGRLADILGRKRTLLLAALFFIVSAYGSGIAGSSAEFVVYRVIGGLAVGAASVLAPAYISEVTPAHLRGRLSSLQQIMIIIGLTVAFLSNYLLAEFAGASTNALWMGFEAWRWMFWMELIPATIFLVALFFIPESPRYLVAKERNEDAQKVLGRLFGTGFAERKVAEIKTSIAADHAPRLSDLLDRHSGKIRPIVWTGIGLAVFQQLVGINVVFYYGAVLWQAVGFSESDALKINILSGSISIAACLAAIALIDRIGRKPLLLVGSVGMAVTLAAMAFAFQSGSIVDGSLVLSDSAGVIALVSANAYVAFFNFSWGPVMWVMLGEMFPNQIRGSGLAVSGFAQWTANFGITMTFPIMLASIGLTGAYGFYAISAAISVLFVWKLVHETKGLELEDMKG, encoded by the coding sequence ATGGATCAACAACAAAGTGCTAATATGGCGCTGATCACGGCGATTGTCGCTGTGGCGACGCTGGGCGGGTTTCTGTTCGGATTTGATAGCGGGGTAATCAATGGCACCGTTGATGGGCTGCGCATCGCGTTTGATTCGGACGATGTTGGAACCGGTTTTAACGTTGCCTCGATGCTGCTCGGCTGTGCAGTTGGTGCGTTTTTGGCAGGGCGTCTGGCGGACATTCTTGGCCGGAAGCGCACGCTGTTATTGGCGGCGCTGTTCTTTATCGTAAGTGCATACGGTTCGGGCATTGCTGGCTCGTCTGCCGAGTTCGTAGTCTACCGCGTTATTGGCGGCTTGGCCGTCGGGGCTGCAAGCGTTCTGGCACCAGCCTACATCAGTGAAGTAACGCCTGCCCATTTGCGCGGGCGTTTGTCTAGCCTGCAACAGATCATGATTATTATCGGTCTGACGGTGGCGTTCCTTTCCAATTATTTGCTCGCAGAGTTTGCAGGTGCATCAACCAACGCGCTGTGGATGGGGTTTGAGGCATGGCGGTGGATGTTCTGGATGGAACTTATCCCTGCGACAATTTTCTTGGTGGCTTTGTTCTTCATCCCGGAGAGCCCGCGTTACCTTGTTGCAAAGGAGCGCAATGAGGATGCCCAGAAGGTTTTGGGCCGTTTGTTCGGCACCGGATTTGCGGAGCGCAAAGTCGCTGAAATCAAAACATCGATTGCGGCTGATCACGCGCCAAGGCTTTCGGATCTGCTTGATCGCCACAGTGGGAAAATCCGCCCAATTGTATGGACGGGTATCGGGCTGGCAGTGTTCCAGCAACTGGTCGGTATCAATGTTGTTTTCTATTATGGCGCTGTTCTCTGGCAAGCTGTCGGCTTTAGCGAAAGCGACGCGCTGAAAATCAATATCCTGAGCGGGTCGATCTCGATTGCCGCGTGTTTGGCCGCAATTGCATTGATCGATCGGATCGGACGCAAGCCTTTGTTGCTGGTGGGTTCGGTGGGTATGGCGGTCACCTTGGCGGCGATGGCATTTGCTTTTCAAAGCGGTTCAATCGTTGACGGCTCTTTGGTCCTGTCGGACAGTGCCGGTGTGATCGCGCTGGTTTCTGCGAATGCCTATGTGGCGTTCTTCAACTTTAGCTGGGGGCCAGTGATGTGGGTCATGCTTGGTGAGATGTTCCCTAACCAGATCCGGGGATCGGGCTTGGCGGTAAGCGGTTTCGCACAATGGACTGCGAATTTCGGGATCACCATGACATTCCCGATCATGCTCGCATCGATTGGACTAACCGGCGCATACGGATTCTACGCAATCAGTGCCGCGATCTCGGTCTTGTTTGTTTGGAAACTCGTCCATGAAACCAAAGGGCTTGAACTAGAGGACATGAAGGGGTGA
- a CDS encoding tetratricopeptide repeat protein: MIKNRPSFVRTLFPAAALALAASTFLTGCDTVPADPIAAAHAALADGAPRIALEHVNTALKQDPGNSDLRLFAGDLAIALGNADRAVTEYEAVVRGPNANSLAKAKLAEAYLLGNYTGAADDALEALEFDVPMAYTAAIGIAMAKGDLPAASRQLDEGLAKFPDDPRLVTIAAERLLAGARTKAALERLTPVLSVTPTVPQAHLLAGQIALSNRRLDDAKQHFDTVLKVNPAQQTAMLGLAAIARDRGDNDTAAAWIQKTGGSDTTHPIGVLFLAQMSFNDGDPQRAFELIETVPPAVSSEPAFARLRGFIDAARGQHGAAIVALEEYAEDHPSDLMAQRVLANSYAEQGEFKNGWKTIAPVVDHPQADGGLLLLALRLAEKTGPSESSKVRKLIAKHGAAPNLSETMLAAGKAIRAGDWQTADSIYAPLVSGRGKNDPALLNNAAAVKSQLGDYDAAIILARRALKQAPQSAQILDTLGWALWQQGSAKAEARQLLTKAREAAPSNREIVAHWTAAHSDS; encoded by the coding sequence ATGATCAAAAACCGGCCATCCTTCGTTCGCACATTGTTTCCCGCTGCCGCGCTTGCTTTGGCTGCGAGCACGTTTTTGACGGGATGCGACACAGTACCTGCCGATCCGATCGCGGCGGCGCATGCAGCATTGGCAGACGGGGCACCGCGCATCGCGCTCGAACACGTCAACACTGCTTTGAAACAAGACCCTGGCAATTCAGATTTGCGACTGTTCGCTGGTGATCTGGCGATTGCGCTCGGAAATGCCGATCGCGCTGTTACCGAGTATGAGGCTGTTGTGCGCGGCCCGAATGCGAATAGCCTCGCCAAAGCAAAACTTGCTGAGGCTTATTTGCTGGGCAACTATACGGGCGCTGCCGATGATGCGTTGGAGGCGCTCGAATTTGATGTCCCGATGGCCTATACGGCAGCGATCGGTATCGCGATGGCAAAAGGCGATTTGCCGGCCGCCTCACGGCAGCTTGACGAAGGCCTCGCCAAATTCCCTGATGATCCACGCCTTGTTACGATCGCGGCGGAGCGGCTGCTCGCGGGGGCCCGCACGAAAGCGGCGCTCGAACGGCTTACACCGGTCCTGTCCGTAACGCCGACTGTGCCTCAGGCGCACTTGCTTGCAGGACAGATCGCGCTGTCCAATCGCCGGCTTGATGACGCCAAACAGCATTTCGACACTGTTCTGAAAGTGAACCCGGCACAGCAGACGGCAATGCTCGGCTTGGCCGCCATCGCAAGGGATCGCGGCGATAATGATACCGCGGCGGCATGGATTCAGAAAACCGGCGGCAGCGATACGACGCACCCGATTGGCGTTCTGTTCCTTGCTCAAATGTCATTTAATGACGGTGATCCACAGCGGGCATTTGAATTGATCGAAACGGTCCCGCCTGCCGTTTCTTCCGAGCCTGCCTTTGCACGGTTGCGCGGGTTTATCGATGCGGCACGCGGACAGCATGGCGCCGCGATTGTCGCGCTGGAAGAATATGCCGAGGATCACCCTAGCGACCTGATGGCTCAACGTGTGCTGGCCAACAGTTATGCGGAGCAGGGCGAATTTAAGAATGGCTGGAAAACCATTGCTCCGGTGGTCGATCATCCGCAGGCTGATGGTGGCCTGTTGCTGCTCGCATTGCGATTGGCGGAGAAAACCGGCCCAAGCGAATCTTCCAAAGTTCGCAAATTGATCGCAAAACACGGTGCTGCGCCCAATCTGTCCGAAACAATGCTGGCGGCTGGCAAGGCGATTCGGGCAGGCGATTGGCAAACAGCCGATTCGATTTACGCGCCGCTTGTCTCTGGCCGAGGCAAGAATGATCCCGCATTGCTTAACAATGCAGCGGCGGTAAAATCGCAGCTGGGAGATTATGATGCGGCCATCATCCTCGCCCGGCGCGCGCTGAAGCAGGCGCCGCAAAGTGCGCAAATACTCGACACTTTGGGTTGGGCTCTATGGCAGCAAGGCAGCGCCAAAGCAGAAGCGCGTCAATTGTTGACCAAAGCCCGCGAGGCTGCGCCGAGCAACCGAGAAATTGTCGCACATTGGACCGCCGCACACTCTGACAGTTAG
- a CDS encoding PEP-CTERM sorting domain-containing protein: protein MTKLYKTAAIALAAGTMAAAAPASAAIFEYEMNDGDILTIDTEAQTGSWVGDDINVSFNSAEFASFEGGASPSFSFTLTDMTGFRTINGVDYDPTTQNGTSFHPWMMKTTSTGAINLWSWWGDPVIAGDYVRGIADYRVVDVPAPGIVGLLALALAALGFGRRRRKIKGAVAAA, encoded by the coding sequence ATGACCAAGCTTTACAAAACTGCAGCGATTGCACTGGCAGCCGGCACGATGGCTGCTGCTGCGCCCGCATCGGCAGCAATTTTCGAATATGAAATGAATGATGGCGATATCCTTACCATCGACACCGAAGCCCAAACGGGCAGCTGGGTCGGAGATGATATCAATGTCAGCTTTAACAGCGCAGAGTTTGCCAGTTTCGAAGGCGGTGCTTCGCCGAGCTTCTCTTTCACATTGACTGACATGACGGGATTTCGCACCATCAACGGCGTTGATTATGATCCCACAACACAGAACGGCACAAGTTTTCACCCATGGATGATGAAAACCACTTCGACTGGTGCGATCAACCTTTGGTCATGGTGGGGCGATCCGGTGATCGCGGGCGATTATGTTCGCGGCATCGCTGATTACCGCGTCGTCGATGTTCCGGCACCTGGTATAGTTGGACTGCTCGCTCTTGCTCTTGCAGCGCTCGGCTTTGGTCGCCGCCGCCGCAAGATCAAAGGCGCTGTTGCTGCGGCATAA
- the folK gene encoding 2-amino-4-hydroxy-6-hydroxymethyldihydropteridine diphosphokinase, which translates to MSSRYLIALGSNRRHHAYGRPRDVVRAAMEELSALGTVLKRSEIFRTPPMGAAQRRFANAAAVLESEYDPMALLAAAKRMEREFGRRRGRRWGDRVLDVDIVLWSGGVWSGSALEIPHQDYRHRDFVLIPANRIAADWRDPIGGLSIRQLAARI; encoded by the coding sequence TTGAGCAGCCGCTATCTGATCGCGCTTGGTTCCAACCGCAGGCACCACGCCTATGGCCGCCCCCGCGATGTGGTGCGCGCGGCGATGGAAGAATTGTCGGCGCTGGGCACGGTGCTCAAGAGATCAGAAATTTTCCGCACTCCGCCCATGGGCGCAGCGCAGCGGCGGTTCGCCAATGCTGCGGCCGTTCTGGAAAGTGAATATGATCCCATGGCTTTGCTGGCCGCAGCAAAACGGATGGAGCGTGAGTTTGGACGCAGGCGGGGCCGGCGCTGGGGCGACCGGGTGCTTGATGTCGATATCGTGCTGTGGAGTGGCGGCGTCTGGAGCGGCAGCGCCCTTGAAATTCCGCATCAGGATTATCGTCATCGCGACTTTGTGCTCATCCCTGCAAATCGCATTGCCGCCGACTGGCGCGATCCGATTGGTGGTCTGAGCATACGCCAGCTCGCAGCGCGGATCTGA
- the aguB gene encoding N-carbamoylputrescine amidase, protein MNTLTVAALQLALNLEHDTANIAAVGALVEQAAAKGAKVVLPPELFSGPYFCRVEDEALFALARPTAEHPSVIAMQALAARLKVTIPTSFFERDGHHYYNTLAMIGPDGAIMGTYRKSHIPDGPGYEEKFYFRPGNDGFKVWDVPGDNGQTVRIGVGICWDQWYPECARVMALRGAEMLLYPTAIGSEPYDADLDTSRMWRRAMIGHAVSNCMPVIASNRIGVEGAEGEQSFYGHSFICDEWGDMREEFGASEEGILVATLDLASAAKHRAGMGFFRDRRPQLYGRIAEDI, encoded by the coding sequence ATGAACACTCTGACTGTCGCCGCCCTGCAGCTTGCGCTGAATCTCGAACACGATACGGCGAACATCGCCGCGGTTGGCGCGCTGGTCGAACAGGCCGCGGCGAAAGGCGCAAAAGTTGTCCTGCCGCCGGAGCTGTTTTCCGGACCGTATTTTTGCCGTGTCGAAGACGAAGCGTTATTTGCGCTGGCACGTCCGACTGCCGAACACCCCAGCGTCATAGCGATGCAGGCGCTCGCCGCGCGGTTGAAAGTGACAATCCCGACCAGTTTCTTTGAGCGTGACGGGCATCATTATTACAACACACTGGCGATGATCGGACCCGACGGCGCGATCATGGGCACATACCGGAAAAGCCACATTCCCGATGGGCCGGGATATGAAGAAAAATTCTATTTCCGGCCGGGCAATGATGGTTTCAAAGTGTGGGACGTACCCGGCGACAACGGTCAAACTGTTCGGATCGGTGTCGGCATTTGCTGGGATCAATGGTACCCCGAGTGCGCGCGCGTTATGGCACTTAGAGGGGCAGAAATGCTGCTGTATCCCACGGCAATCGGATCAGAACCTTATGACGCAGATCTCGACACCAGCCGGATGTGGCGGCGCGCCATGATTGGCCATGCTGTTTCAAACTGTATGCCCGTGATCGCTAGCAACCGGATCGGCGTCGAAGGGGCAGAGGGCGAGCAGAGTTTTTACGGCCACTCTTTCATCTGTGACGAATGGGGCGACATGCGAGAGGAATTCGGCGCGAGCGAGGAAGGCATTTTGGTCGCGACACTCGATCTCGCCTCTGCGGCAAAGCACCGGGCGGGCATGGGTTTCTTCCGTGATCGCCGGCCGCAACTCTATGGCCGGATTGCAGAAGACATTTGA
- a CDS encoding class I SAM-dependent methyltransferase, whose amino-acid sequence MKPLYHASFAAIAGAALAVTAPALADDHAAAPAIEDVLAAETRANDQPRDQFRNPAETLAFFQIEPTMTVAEYGPGGGWYTRVLAPYLMPAGKYVAFNQDSDGRQYRNRAQEARAKGWTEAFKSGLAEAMGVKPDDVTAFEADEMPDEMAGTVDRVVIFRSMHGLNIGNNADDILKAARRMLKDDGMVGVVQHRAPDGASYDEYGAQQRGYMRQQDVVAIFAANGFELAGTSEINANPKDPANWERGVWTLPPVLATGQDDPKRDEYLAIGESDRMTLLFKKAD is encoded by the coding sequence ATGAAACCACTTTATCACGCATCATTCGCTGCCATTGCCGGTGCCGCTCTTGCTGTCACGGCCCCTGCGCTGGCTGATGATCACGCCGCTGCGCCCGCGATTGAAGACGTTTTGGCGGCCGAAACGCGCGCCAATGACCAACCGCGCGATCAATTTCGCAATCCGGCTGAAACGCTCGCATTTTTTCAGATTGAACCGACAATGACAGTTGCGGAATACGGGCCAGGAGGTGGGTGGTATACCCGCGTTCTCGCGCCTTATTTGATGCCTGCTGGTAAATATGTCGCTTTTAATCAGGACAGCGATGGCCGCCAATATCGCAACCGCGCTCAGGAAGCGCGCGCCAAAGGCTGGACCGAAGCATTCAAAAGCGGCCTTGCCGAAGCGATGGGCGTTAAGCCGGATGACGTGACCGCGTTTGAAGCGGACGAAATGCCTGATGAGATGGCTGGCACAGTTGACCGTGTGGTTATCTTTCGTTCGATGCACGGCCTGAATATTGGCAACAATGCCGATGATATCTTGAAAGCCGCACGCCGGATGTTGAAAGATGATGGTATGGTCGGCGTGGTTCAGCACCGCGCGCCGGACGGTGCCAGCTACGATGAATATGGCGCGCAGCAGCGCGGATATATGCGCCAGCAGGATGTCGTGGCTATTTTCGCAGCCAACGGTTTTGAGCTTGCCGGGACAAGCGAAATCAATGCCAACCCCAAGGACCCCGCGAATTGGGAGCGCGGCGTTTGGACATTGCCGCCGGTGCTCGCAACCGGCCAGGATGATCCCAAGCGCGACGAATATCTCGCGATTGGCGAGAGTGACCGGATGACTCTGCTGTTCAAGAAAGCAGACTAA